Within Sorghum bicolor cultivar BTx623 chromosome 2, Sorghum_bicolor_NCBIv3, whole genome shotgun sequence, the genomic segment GGAACTGGACAACCAACATTTCTATGCCCCCTACAATATGCCTCTTCAATTAGCTATAATCTAATTAATTGTTCAAAATGTTTTTTTTGCGTTCTTTCCTCTTCTCATATTAATCTTTAATATCATCTTGTATAATTAAGAATTAGTCTTTcgattattttttccatctcttTTATTGGCTACCAAATGAAGTATGTCAATGTGTTCAAGTAGAATATACAGAGTACTTTTGCATCCCCTATCAAAGAATCCACGGCTTCCTCATTTTACAAAAGTTGTCATGCGCTCACACAAAAAATACAGATAATGAGACAATCATGTCAATGTGTTCAAGTAGAAATTTTCAGTGTTGTATGCTGTTTGTGTGTAGATGCCTGCTTCAGGCCTTCAGTCGCAAGACATACTTGGCATGTGAGAGGGTCAGGGATCGGACTATGTGAGGGTCTGCCACATCTAGCAGTGTCTAAGTCAGAAGTTGCTGTATTTGAACAGATGATTCAGTTCAACTACGTTCCTGGGCTGAAACAAAATATGACCTCACCAGGCCCTTGCCCCTTGGAGACTGCAGTTGAGAACCCCAAGACTACGGAATCCATGTACAGAGCCTGAATCTTTTCTGTTGGTGTCGCAATAGAGCGATATATTCAGAATATCAGATAGATGAGCAGCAAACAACTTCAGGACCAGCCTGAGGTCCGAGAGGAAGCAGGACTACCCCTAGACCCCAGTAGAGGATGCCCATTAATTCAATGATATGTTCATAGAGTTGAAACACTATTGCTTGCATGGAACTCCCCCAAAATTTTCTACTATTTATCTGCGGCACATTTTCAGCTGCTGCTAGTAGTAATAGAGGTAAATTAACCACTTTCTACCAAAAGGgtagtatatatatagcaaACCTACATCCCCACTTTTACCCTTCCGCCTATCACTTGAAATCTTGAATGCTTGATGATGATGCCATTGCTTCATTCCCATTCCCCTTCGCTCATATAACACTACAAGGTAGATAAGCCTCTCAACTGCTGCAGTTCAAACCGCACAAAAAAATGAGAGCTGTCTTACATCTTTTCTATCCGGAGTGAACATGCTTTCGAGGTCTGCAGATCATGTACAGTGTGCATCAGGGCTTCAGCAATAGTGCTGCTGATTCTTGCTTGCTGAACAGGAGCAATTAGCTTGGCTCTCCTTTAGCACATTCAATGAACAGATGGCAGAAAGGAACTCTCAGAGACTCAGACTCTGTTTCAGAGTGCGTATTTCAGAAAAGTCTAACAGAACGCTATAGGTAGCTTTCTCCTTTCAGTTAAAGGCAACAAATCAATATAGCTTGGTTTAGACCTTACTGCTCAGGTCTTTCTTATTAAGATACCGAGAATGCTCATTTGCAGAGGACTGACTTAACCTGCTCCTGGAGATCCACCGATACATGTTTGATCAAAACCTTTTTTTTTATCCAAAACTAAAGAAAAGCTTGCTTCTAGTAAAAaccatagtttttttttttacatttttactTAACAAAAAACCGACCCAACATTCTAAAGCTATATATTTTGGGACCTATACACAGGTGACCTGAACCACGAACATCTTGGTTGGAATCAAGGCACTGAGCTCCACACGTTCAAAGTCCGCACGCGCTCTTGCTTGGAGTTGGAGAAGCCATGTCTCTGCTCTGGAGCTCGATGGGTAGCCCGTTCAGCGGCGACGGCATGGGGTCCCTGACGAATGTGTTGTCCTTGTCCTCGCAGCAGAGCCTCCACCTGAATCGCCTCAGCAGGCGGTGCATGGTCACCAGCGTCTCCACCCTGGCGAACTCGATCCCGGCGCACAGCCTCTGGCCGGCGCCGAACGCCACGAACGAGTAGGGCGGTGCCTGGCTCTCGAACCGGGACGCCTGGAACTTGTCCGGGTCCGGGAAGATGCTGGGGTCCATGTGCGTCACGCTGGACGCCCAGAACACCTGCCACCCCTTGGGGATGCAGTAGCCGTCGAACTCGATGTCCTCCATCGCTCGCCGGAAGCTGCCGAAGATGGGAGGGATCATCCGCAGCGTCTCCAGGGCTACGCGCCACGTGAACCGCATGCCGTGCAGGTCCTCCCATGTCAGCGCCTCGCCGTCGGCCTTGTTCTTGGCGATCTCGTCGTGCTCTGCAACATGCGGCCGAAAGACAGGAGCGAGAGGCAACATTACGCATGCGTGCATGAGACGTCTATCCATGGTCGATCACTAGCATTTGATTTGTTTATTATAGGCCATAGAATAGAGAGCTGTGTGGCTGTGGGTTCTTTTCTTGACGATCACCTTGAACCATGGCGGCGAGGGTTGCGGGATCGCCTGCGAGGTGGCGGATCATGAAGGTCATGAGCACGGACGACGTGtcgtggccggcgacgaggacGACCATGGCGTTATCCACGATCTCCTCGTCCGTCAGCAgccgctcgccgccgtcgccctCGGCCTCGGCGCGCAGGCTAGCGAGGCAGCTCACGAGGTCGTCCGCGGGCGACGCCTCGCCGCGCTCCAGCCTGGCCCTCTTCTCGGCGAGCGTGGCCTCGAGCACCCGCCGCGCCCGCGCGCTCGCCCTGAGGCTCTTGCGGAACGTCGTGAAGGGCAGGTCCAGCGGCACGGACCACATCCCCTCCAGCATGTCCGCGAACGCCGCGGCGAGCCGCTCCCTGACGGCGCCGCGCTCGAGGCCGAACAGCAGCGTCGCGATGATGTCGAACGTGAGCAGCTTCATCAGCGGCAGCACGGCGACGGTGCGGCGCCCCGCCCACCGCCCCTCCAGGTGGCGCGCCACCTCGGCGTCGATCGTGCCCACGTACCGCCGCAGCATGTCCGGCTTGAGGAACTGCATCATGGCGCCGCGGACGCGGCGGTAGTCGTCGCCGACGAGCTCGAGGATGTTGCGGCGGCCAAGGATGAGCGGCAGGCACCGGGGCTGCTTCGGCGCCAGCGCGTCGCTCGCGAACACCAGCTTGTTGGCGGCGGGGCCCGTCACGAACACCGTCGGGACGCCGAACAGGGACAGCTTCGACACGGGGCCGTACCGGTCGACCCGGTCTCGCAGCCACCGCTCGCCGGTGTTGCTCCGCATCGCGCGCAGCAGGCCCAGGCTCTGCCCGATCATCGGCAGGCCCAGTGAGCCCGGCGGCAGGTTGCCCGGCAACGGCTTCTTGTTGGGGTGCCTTGTGAGCAAGTAAACGACGACCGGCGTGAGGAAGGCGACCAGGAGCGCAACGCCCACTGAGGCCGCCATTGATTGTGCGCTAGTAGTCGTTTGGTAGTAGTTGGTGCAAGCGCCATATATATACTGTGGCGCCGTGTAGACGTGTAATGTATGCTGCAGCGATTGGGATCGGCGGGCTGCCGCGAAGATGAAGCGGACAAAGCGGCATCTTCACGTAGCGTGCTGCGCTGTGATTTTTCTAGCTATAGACGATGCCGCGGGGGATGGTTGCCTCGATCGGTTGGTTGGAATCAGCGCGTGGCAAACATCTGTACATGCTTAAAACGTAACAGGGACACCCGGACCCAGAGAGAAGAGATAGTAGTGTAGTGTTTACCGCGATCCAAACAAAAAGGAAAGAGAAGTATACCATTCACCAACGGATCGGAATCAAGCATTTGTTGGCAGCATCATGCGCGCATAGATTCCAACTAGCAAGCCAACAAAATAAGTGTTGCTGCAGGAATTCAGCTACAAGCAATTGTTGCACGCTCACAATCGGCGAAATGGGGACAAATGTTCTCATGTTGCATGTGTTCATCATTAGAGTTTGTATGTATAACGGCAGTGGGAGCTAAAGAAAATTTAAAGAGGGTGCGTTAGCCTTGTGGGCATATTTATTGTATATATGGATGCGTATATCGTAAAAAAATGAATATAATCACTGTTTTCTAATTTTTCGTAGGTGCGGCCGCACCTTTTGCCATGAACATACATCCGCCCATGTATAACGGTATCTTGATttcactaaaataaatttgagaagaaaatatgaaaatggtgagaggagaggcatcATTTCACCATCTTAAACAACCCCATACATAAAAAATACAtattgcataattaaatcaaatttacataaaaaataatatcttaaacaatataatttaaaaaactaaaaaaaacgtatctttctctctcttcctaagtatggaaacaccattcatggaaaccactacatatatatttcttggattcactaattaAAGAAGAAACACATAGAAATGGAGACATGAGAGACaatcatctaaccatcttaagcaacctcatttgagcaaatattGCATACCTAGCTAGTCTACTATCTCCTTCTGgtaaaaccctagatccaaaaggtAGCTCAAATTGAGTAAGAGGACACAAAAAAAGGCATTAAAGacatcaactaacctttcttagtcACCTCCATCCAAGAAATACAGATCAAAACCTCTCTCCttgtattttggaaaatctgGACCTCCAAGATGGGCTCTGATGGAAGGTGGCTCGGAGCTACAGTTCAGCCCGAGAAGGAAGAAGGGTGCTGCTGggtatttatagaaaaaatagcAAAATcggttcacataactgaaccgcctgtgttaatggaCCATTTACACAGGTGGTTCAGTTATGCCAACCGCTTGTGTAAAGGTTTATTAACACAGAcgatttttttataataaccGCCTGTCCTGAcctatttacacaggcggtttttaaTTCCAACCGTACAATTTTACAACACAGGCGCATGATAATTAAAACTGCCTGTAAAATTTTTTTGCCCCCATCGGTTTAGAGCATCTATATACTAGTGAGATGTGATTGAAATTTTTTGAGAATTAACAAGACATGAAATTCATCCCTAAACGCGACCTTGAAGTCCCGTGTACTCCACATATATGTGGCTGTGACTCTGAAGCTGACACTGACAGTGTGCTCAATAGTTTGTTAGGGAAACACACACCTGGGCCttctttagttttcaaaaaaaattgtaaattttttcagattctttgtcacatcgaatcttgcaatacatacatggagcattaaatataaataaaaaatagctAACTACacactgtaatttgcgagatgaatctttcgagcctagttaatctatgattggacaacatttatcaaatacaaacaaaaatattacagtgtccattttgcaaaaaaaaaaaaactaaacaaggccctgaatGCTGAATACCTGATGACCGAAGCATAGCTGAAAACAATTTCTGCCGTCAGTCTTCCAAACGGGCATAAATATGCTGGAGGCTCCCACATGAGTGGGATCTTGGGAAGGGAAAAATCGAGGCAAGCCTTTCACAGATAGATGCACGTGCTCGTTAGGCTACCAAGACCTCCAAGTGCGATCACTAGTCAATAACCTGCAGACACGGTGGTCTGAACTAATGGGAACTCCTTCATCAGACAGTTCAGACCACGGGACTCAAACCATCACCTATTCGACATGGAACTTATGGAAGCCTCAGCATTGTGATCATTTGATGTTTCCTCCTATAGTGAAAAGGCAGAGCACCTGCTATTGTCCCCTAAAAAAAGACCATGCAAAATTTTGTTGAAGACGTGACGACGCTTGGAGCTAGTTTCAGTATCCTACCAGTCTACCACTGCATCCTTTGGACTATCACTTAATAACAACTCCAAAAAGATAAACCATTTCCAGACTAACAGATAGCAAGAAAATCAGCAAATCggatttattattattttttccaTCGATGTACCAACAGGATACACTTAGCAAAAGAGTAACACCCTTTATGAGGTGACTTTAGTTATCACCAACCTTTCCCTATCAGCCATAACCAATCGAGCACAACACCAGAAAACAGTCCAATCATGAGGAAAACAACAAGAACATTCCCCAGCGCATTTTGCTCTGGCCCCTGAACAAAAGTTTGCAATGACAAAAATCAATTTGTCTATCTAAATTTGACAATAGCATGAAATATATAACAGAGGAAAACTTACATTGTATCCTTTGGGTGCCTCTGTAAGGATACATACGGTTAGATACCCGttgctcaaccccaagaaggaTGTCAAAAAGATCATGTACCCTTGTGCGCCGTACTTTGCAGTAAAATAGAATGCAGGAATGAGTAGAAAGCGTGCGAGGGTTGCTGCCATGATACATTTTCGAGATTTCAGCTTGACAATAATGGGTACATATCTGCCTATGAGATCCCACGCGTTAAACATTGTAATCAAAACAAGTGCATACCTGAAAAGTACACAGCAGAGGGGAAAAAATTCATGTGGAACACTAGATTATGCCAATTGTACAGGAGCTAGTCACCATGCGtcagtaaaaaggaaaaacatgaaaaaaaaatcttacCAAGTCCCTAGGCCGTGTGATCCGGTGTCTTCAGATAGGAATCCAGGGAAGATAGATAGAGTCAAGACATATGTCAGAAAGATATCAAGCGCGTAATCAACGTTTTGCAGAAACAGTAGTTTGGTGCTTAATCGCACATATTGTTTGGGATCCTCCATAGCCTGCATAAAGTAGCATATGCTATATTTCCATGGATTATCGATCGGTAAAGTTAAGAATATGTAACGGTCAGTATGAGACAAACTTGCTCTTCATGTTGAATTGGGACTCCTGCAGCAGCTAGGTCACCAGCAACAGTTTTGCTACCTTCGGAAGCTGCCTTCAAGCGATAAAATTTGACAATAGGCAATGTGGGGAAGACAAATGTGTACAGAAGAACACATAATAGCTCATTGAAGCATGATATCGAAAAGAATAGCACTGCATAAGGACGAAGTAGTTCAAAGTATTTGGTTAGACAAAATAACTGCGCTAGCTGAGGTGAAAAAGAAGAATGTTAATTTATTTTATGTTCACTTTTCTGGTTGTGTTTCTTTTAGATGAGAGGACGTGTAGCATTCTTGTTACTGTACTAATTAACAAGATAAATTACACAGAGCATTGATAATATGGTTATCTACTTTGTTAGTTTTTGCaaatgcataagataaaatttaAGACAAACTTATTGATTCACATATGTCAAAAAGATCGGGACATACTCGCTCCTTTTCGCAAACCATCTTGTGAGTTCTCAAAAGCTGCTTTTGTAATCAGACGCAAAGCTGATGTAATTGCTCCTGATGCAGCCAAACCTGACAAGTAGGACTGCAAACCAAAACATAGATGGGTACATAAGAGCAGCCAGCTATAGGCACTGAGATATTTCTATCAGTCAACACAGTACACCAAAAATCATTGGAAAGAGTCACCTGAATGAACTCTGGGCACATCAAGGATAGGTCACCAATCATACCACCTTGAGCATGAGCATCTGCTATCCCGAATGCTGCACTTGTTACGCATATGCCAACGAAGGCTCCAAACCCACCTCGCCCTTTAGTGGCCACATCCAGCTAATATCCAAAACATAACGGTATGAGGTTGATATCACTTGTCCAATAACCACACTATATATAGCACTGTATAAAATAACCATGTTTTATATACCACTTATGCAATATATCAAATGGGAAACAT encodes:
- the LOC110433160 gene encoding equilibrative nucleotide transporter 3-like isoform X2 translates to MSDSECAGAPQLKGKYFGLLVCFLLGNGCLFAWNSMLTIEDYYVYLFPKNHPTRVLTLVYQPFALGVTALLAYHEAKINTRLRNLTGYTIYFLSSFAIIILDVATKGRGGFGAFVGICVTSAAFGIADAHAQGGMIGDLSLMCPEFIQSYLSGLAASGAITSALRLITKAAFENSQDGLRKGAMLFFSISCFNELLCVLLYTFVFPTLPIVKFYRLKAASEGSKTVAGDLAAAGVPIQHEEQAMEDPKQYVRLSTKLLFLQNVDYALDIFLTYVLTLSIFPGFLSEDTGSHGLGTCNPRTLSTHSCILFYCKVRRTRVHDLFDILLGVEQRVSNRMYPYRGTQRIQWARAKCAGECSCCFPHDWTVFWCCARLVMADRERLVITKVTS
- the LOC110433160 gene encoding equilibrative nucleotide transporter 3-like isoform X1 encodes the protein MSDSECAGAPQLKGKYFGLLVCFLLGNGCLFAWNSMLTIEDYYVYLFPKNHPTRVLTLVYQPFALGVTALLAYHEAKINTRLRNLTGYTIYFLSSFAIIILDVATKGRGGFGAFVGICVTSAAFGIADAHAQGGMIGDLSLMCPEFIQSYLSGLAASGAITSALRLITKAAFENSQDGLRKGAMLFFSISCFNELLCVLLYTFVFPTLPIVKFYRLKAASEGSKTVAGDLAAAGVPIQHEEQAMEDPKQYVRLSTKLLFLQNVDYALDIFLTYVLTLSIFPGFLSEDTGSHGLGTWYALVLITMFNAWDLIGRYVPIIVKLKSRKCIMAATLARFLLIPAFYFTAKYGAQGYMIFLTSFLGLSNGYLTVCILTEAPKGYNGPEQNALGNVLVVFLMIGLFSGVVLDWLWLIGKGW
- the LOC110433160 gene encoding equilibrative nucleotide transporter 3-like isoform X3; protein product: MSDSECAGAPQLKGKYFGLLVCFLLGNGCLFAWNSMLTIEDYYVYLFPLDVATKGRGGFGAFVGICVTSAAFGIADAHAQGGMIGDLSLMCPEFIQSYLSGLAASGAITSALRLITKAAFENSQDGLRKGAMLFFSISCFNELLCVLLYTFVFPTLPIVKFYRLKAASEGSKTVAGDLAAAGVPIQHEEQAMEDPKQYVRLSTKLLFLQNVDYALDIFLTYVLTLSIFPGFLSEDTGSHGLGTWYALVLITMFNAWDLIGRYVPIIVKLKSRKCIMAATLARFLLIPAFYFTAKYGAQGYMIFLTSFLGLSNGYLTVCILTEAPKGYNGPEQNALGNVLVVFLMIGLFSGVVLDWLWLIGKGW
- the LOC8056319 gene encoding cytochrome P450 716B1, producing MAASVGVALLVAFLTPVVVYLLTRHPNKKPLPGNLPPGSLGLPMIGQSLGLLRAMRSNTGERWLRDRVDRYGPVSKLSLFGVPTVFVTGPAANKLVFASDALAPKQPRCLPLILGRRNILELVGDDYRRVRGAMMQFLKPDMLRRYVGTIDAEVARHLEGRWAGRRTVAVLPLMKLLTFDIIATLLFGLERGAVRERLAAAFADMLEGMWSVPLDLPFTTFRKSLRASARARRVLEATLAEKRARLERGEASPADDLVSCLASLRAEAEGDGGERLLTDEEIVDNAMVVLVAGHDTSSVLMTFMIRHLAGDPATLAAMVQEHDEIAKNKADGEALTWEDLHGMRFTWRVALETLRMIPPIFGSFRRAMEDIEFDGYCIPKGWQVFWASSVTHMDPSIFPDPDKFQASRFESQAPPYSFVAFGAGQRLCAGIEFARVETLVTMHRLLRRFRWRLCCEDKDNTFVRDPMPSPLNGLPIELQSRDMASPTPSKSACGL